One window of Chryseobacterium indologenes genomic DNA carries:
- a CDS encoding Crp/Fnr family transcriptional regulator, giving the protein METLIKSILQHIPLTPEEIALCKSFWTEKTLEKGDFLLRNGEICRHDSYIISGVLKAFCINEENGNEEILFLAIDHWWATDISSFSKQKPSIYNIQAVEKTKLLQISHQSFQKMLKEIPALEKYFRIILESYLGTLEKRVVFNHMHKAEQKYHDFLDTYPDISSRVPQYLIASYLGVSAEFISRIRKKNKSS; this is encoded by the coding sequence ATGGAAACATTAATTAAGAGTATTCTCCAGCACATCCCACTAACTCCGGAAGAAATAGCCTTATGTAAAAGCTTCTGGACAGAAAAAACATTGGAAAAAGGAGATTTTCTGTTGCGAAACGGGGAAATCTGCCGTCATGACAGTTATATCATTTCGGGAGTTTTAAAAGCTTTCTGCATCAATGAAGAAAATGGAAATGAAGAAATCCTCTTTTTAGCTATTGATCATTGGTGGGCAACAGATATTTCCAGTTTTTCAAAACAAAAACCTTCCATTTATAATATACAGGCTGTAGAAAAAACAAAGCTTTTGCAGATCAGCCATCAGTCTTTTCAAAAAATGCTGAAGGAAATTCCAGCCTTAGAAAAATACTTCAGAATTATTCTGGAAAGTTATCTTGGAACCCTTGAAAAAAGAGTGGTATTCAATCATATGCACAAAGCAGAACAAAAATATCATGATTTTCTGGATACTTATCCCGATATTTCCTCCAGAGTTCCCCAATACTTGATTGCTTCTTATCTCGGTGTTTCCGCAGAATTTATCAGCAGAATCAGGAAAAAAAATAAATCCTCTTGA
- a CDS encoding SH3 domain-containing protein, with protein MNKLLLLILAILISCKSPSQEGNKNINVANLKQSFSNKKEKEFLENFPKDFQTFKNTFGWNDEKDSAEILYKHANSYIDYWFSLIQKPQYKKYENSIIEISKNGKWEADAVNYFKIKSIEYIKRNNKYDLINSLSKNDAKSVLTFLFDSPHPKPDDTLLANLTIEKQNLAKELLSTDTSNETKWGSFETYVNNEDYFIKTFDVNKDGISDKIVSNKPYQGENLFIFFGDKQGKYTLALETRNFSEDGGNIIDDIIPISGNKGFTVKTSFPDRGYYEKEYNIILDNNTWLLKNIIYKTMSDISQDAVKYICDVPQNIDIQKSGWTDKVIPIPEENVRAKKCRVEKSKNKTAFYIQDSDGYTNLRKEKNSSSQILQKINTGEQVEVLDQNGDWWLVVSKEGKKGYIHKSRIKSE; from the coding sequence ATGAATAAATTACTCTTATTAATACTAGCTATATTAATATCATGCAAAAGCCCTTCACAAGAGGGAAATAAAAACATTAATGTTGCAAATCTTAAGCAGTCATTTTCAAATAAAAAGGAAAAGGAGTTCTTAGAAAATTTTCCAAAGGATTTTCAAACCTTTAAAAATACATTTGGTTGGAACGATGAAAAAGATTCTGCTGAGATTCTTTATAAACATGCCAATTCTTATATTGATTACTGGTTTTCTTTAATTCAAAAACCTCAATATAAAAAATATGAAAATTCAATAATAGAAATTTCAAAAAATGGAAAATGGGAAGCTGATGCTGTTAATTATTTTAAAATAAAGTCAATAGAATACATTAAAAGAAATAACAAATATGATCTAATCAACTCTTTATCAAAGAATGATGCAAAATCAGTTTTAACATTTTTGTTTGATTCTCCTCATCCAAAACCAGATGATACATTATTAGCCAACTTAACAATTGAAAAACAAAACTTGGCAAAAGAATTATTATCCACGGATACTTCAAATGAAACTAAATGGGGCTCATTTGAAACCTATGTTAACAATGAAGATTATTTCATAAAGACCTTTGATGTCAACAAAGATGGCATCTCTGATAAAATTGTAAGTAACAAACCTTATCAAGGAGAAAATTTATTTATCTTTTTTGGGGATAAGCAAGGTAAATATACATTAGCATTGGAAACAAGAAACTTTTCTGAGGATGGAGGTAATATTATTGATGATATCATTCCAATTTCTGGAAATAAAGGATTCACTGTAAAGACATCCTTCCCTGATCGTGGATACTATGAAAAAGAATATAATATTATTTTGGATAATAACACATGGCTTCTTAAAAATATTATCTATAAAACAATGTCAGATATTTCTCAGGACGCAGTAAAATATATTTGTGATGTTCCCCAAAATATTGATATCCAGAAATCCGGATGGACTGATAAAGTAATACCTATTCCTGAAGAAAATGTAAGAGCAAAAAAATGTAGAGTAGAGAAAAGCAAAAATAAAACAGCCTTCTACATTCAAGATTCTGATGGTTATACCAATTTAAGGAAGGAGAAAAACTCTTCTTCTCAAATCCTACAAAAAATCAACACAGGTGAACAAGTTGAGGTTTTAGACCAAAACGGAGATTGGTGGTTGGTAGTATCTAAAGAAGGTAAAAAAGGATATATTCATAAAAGCAGAATAAAATCAGAATAA
- a CDS encoding SH3 domain-containing protein, which translates to MVKFFLVLLSFILFSCSVKKEKKIIEKETEIIENYFTHHKFKNTKENFDKINLDLLGIKPDKLQDGYNDILIFNEATNFQISKEGKYIKIGNDILPDLDNVKVSINSNQKHPYFEELLTLNKIIYQNDLTSILNVASKNPDLAIDLVVMFNYEKNEALFNSAVKNIQSWDDIEQSSRLSFVFYNNTTNSFKIREKLLESLKSKDSFLYALTSYLTDNKDNIIKTNGITPASLEKAIAYLLQLGFTGKENIDIQSDKSYLLLNNVYVSHPELKDSFQKNKYYGYPSLEKYSKEYGLLQEDNQEKKYSIIIDPDGFTNLRKEKNTSSQILQKIKTGEQVEVLDQNGDWWLVVSKEGKKGYIHKTRIKSE; encoded by the coding sequence ATGGTGAAATTTTTTTTAGTCCTATTATCATTTATATTATTTTCATGTTCAGTTAAGAAGGAAAAAAAAATAATAGAAAAAGAAACTGAAATAATTGAAAATTATTTCACCCATCATAAATTCAAAAATACCAAGGAAAATTTTGATAAAATAAACCTGGATCTACTTGGCATTAAACCTGATAAACTTCAAGACGGATATAATGATATTTTAATATTCAATGAAGCTACCAATTTTCAGATATCAAAGGAAGGAAAATATATTAAAATAGGTAATGATATTCTACCTGATTTAGATAATGTCAAAGTAAGTATAAATAGTAATCAAAAACATCCTTATTTTGAGGAATTATTAACCCTAAACAAAATTATTTACCAGAATGACTTGACCTCAATCTTAAATGTAGCATCTAAAAATCCAGATCTTGCAATCGATTTAGTAGTTATGTTTAACTATGAAAAAAATGAAGCCCTTTTTAATTCTGCAGTTAAAAATATCCAAAGCTGGGATGATATCGAACAAAGTTCTAGACTATCGTTTGTATTCTATAATAACACTACAAATTCATTTAAAATTAGAGAAAAACTATTAGAAAGTTTAAAATCCAAAGATTCTTTTCTGTATGCACTAACATCTTATTTAACTGATAATAAAGACAATATCATAAAAACAAATGGCATTACACCTGCTTCATTAGAAAAGGCTATTGCCTATCTTTTACAACTTGGCTTTACCGGTAAGGAAAATATTGATATTCAATCCGATAAATCATACTTATTATTAAATAATGTCTATGTTTCTCATCCGGAACTAAAGGACTCTTTTCAAAAAAACAAATATTATGGTTATCCATCTCTTGAAAAATACTCCAAAGAGTATGGACTTTTACAAGAAGATAATCAAGAAAAAAAATATTCAATAATAATAGATCCTGATGGTTTCACTAACCTAAGAAAAGAAAAAAATACATCATCTCAAATTCTTCAAAAAATTAAAACAGGAGAACAAGTTGAAGTTTTAGATCAAAACGGAGATTGGTGGTTGGTAGTATCTAAAGAAGGTAAAAAAGGATATATCCATAAGACCAGAATAAAATCGGAATAA
- a CDS encoding prephenate dehydrogenase, producing MKISIIGVGLIGGSMALKLREKNLASFIYGIDNNTQHISDALDLKIIDAGVDLEHGIKNSDLIILAIPVDAARKLLPSVLDLVSDQQTVMDAGSTKAGIVNAVKNHPKRSRFVAFHPMWGTENNGPKSAIAESFSGKAGVICNKEESAEDALATVEKVVNALDMHMIYMDAEDHDVHTAYISHISHITSYALANTVLEKEREEETIFQLASSGFSSTVRLAKSHPEMWVPIFKQNKENVLDVLNEHITQLRKFKSALEKENYEYLEELISNANRIRGILR from the coding sequence ATGAAAATAAGTATTATTGGAGTAGGATTGATCGGAGGTTCGATGGCTTTGAAATTAAGAGAGAAAAATCTGGCCAGCTTCATCTACGGAATCGATAACAATACACAGCATATTAGTGATGCATTAGATCTTAAAATAATTGATGCCGGAGTAGATCTTGAGCATGGAATTAAAAATTCGGATCTGATTATTCTTGCCATCCCTGTGGATGCTGCCAGAAAACTGTTGCCGTCTGTTCTTGACCTTGTGTCTGATCAGCAAACTGTAATGGATGCCGGTTCTACAAAAGCAGGCATTGTAAATGCTGTAAAAAACCACCCGAAACGTTCAAGGTTTGTAGCGTTTCACCCGATGTGGGGAACAGAAAATAATGGTCCGAAATCCGCTATTGCAGAGAGTTTTTCAGGAAAAGCAGGTGTGATATGCAACAAAGAGGAATCCGCAGAAGATGCCTTAGCTACTGTTGAAAAAGTAGTCAATGCCCTTGATATGCACATGATTTATATGGATGCAGAAGATCATGATGTCCACACCGCTTATATTTCCCATATCTCCCATATTACATCTTATGCCCTGGCCAATACCGTACTGGAAAAAGAGCGTGAAGAAGAAACGATTTTCCAGCTTGCCAGTTCCGGTTTTTCAAGTACCGTACGTCTTGCCAAGTCGCATCCGGAAATGTGGGTTCCCATCTTTAAACAAAACAAAGAAAATGTACTGGACGTTCTGAATGAACACATTACCCAGCTCAGAAAATTCAAATCCGCTCTGGAAAAAGAAAACTATGAATATCTTGAAGAGCTGATTTCCAATGCCAACAGAATCAGAGGAATTTTAAGGTAA
- a CDS encoding L-serine ammonia-lyase, whose protein sequence is MESISVFEIIKVGIGPSSSHTMGPWNAAAAFIRIIKRERSIEEVKEVFLEFFGSLAKTGIGHGTDIAGMLGLNGEDFKTINTSKIDEKIDYIKSTQTINLGGEKVIPFIYGHHLILNMKKSLDFHPNGMIFRAVFEDGTELVQDFYSVGGGFIASQEKNSIQKQCVRTLYPCHKASDIAKYCEKLGFDKISDLIFMNEESWRTQEETRKEALYIWQQIKECIYKGVNKEGILPGGLNVSRRAAGINRKLLGDKIYKNKDEWFQQVVDAEENFTNINKWIACFALAVNEENASFGRIITAPTNGASGVIPAVLMYAQAFTPFTSEDDIVRFLLVAGEIGTLFKKNATISAAMGGCQAEIGVSSAMAAAGLTEILGGSVGQVLMAAEIAMEHHLGLTCDPIKGLVQIPCIERNTMGAMKAITAANIALESDPTKAKVTLDEVILTMWETAQSMSDRFKETSEGGLAIAVNVPEC, encoded by the coding sequence ATGGAATCAATATCGGTTTTTGAAATTATTAAAGTAGGAATAGGCCCGTCCAGTTCGCATACAATGGGACCTTGGAACGCAGCAGCAGCATTTATCAGGATTATAAAAAGAGAAAGATCAATAGAAGAAGTTAAAGAAGTTTTTCTTGAATTCTTTGGCTCACTCGCAAAAACGGGGATTGGGCACGGAACTGATATTGCAGGAATGCTTGGATTGAATGGAGAAGATTTTAAGACGATCAATACTTCAAAAATTGATGAAAAAATAGATTATATTAAAAGTACTCAGACCATTAATCTGGGTGGTGAGAAAGTTATTCCGTTTATCTACGGACATCATCTGATTTTAAACATGAAAAAGAGCCTTGATTTTCACCCAAACGGAATGATCTTCAGAGCAGTTTTTGAAGACGGAACTGAACTTGTGCAGGACTTTTATTCTGTAGGTGGTGGTTTCATTGCCAGCCAGGAAAAAAACTCTATTCAAAAGCAATGTGTACGTACATTGTATCCTTGTCATAAAGCTTCTGATATCGCAAAGTACTGCGAGAAACTGGGATTTGATAAAATTTCAGATTTAATTTTCATGAATGAGGAAAGCTGGAGAACTCAGGAAGAAACGAGAAAGGAAGCACTTTATATCTGGCAGCAGATTAAAGAATGTATTTATAAAGGAGTCAATAAGGAAGGGATTCTTCCGGGTGGACTGAATGTTTCCCGAAGAGCTGCGGGAATCAACAGAAAACTGTTAGGAGATAAAATCTATAAAAATAAAGACGAGTGGTTCCAGCAGGTGGTGGACGCTGAAGAAAACTTTACGAATATCAACAAATGGATTGCCTGTTTTGCACTGGCTGTGAATGAGGAGAATGCAAGTTTCGGAAGAATTATTACGGCACCTACCAATGGAGCGAGTGGAGTAATTCCGGCGGTATTGATGTATGCTCAGGCATTTACCCCGTTTACGAGTGAGGATGATATTGTAAGATTTTTACTTGTAGCAGGAGAAATCGGAACATTATTTAAGAAAAATGCAACTATTTCTGCAGCAATGGGAGGATGTCAGGCGGAAATCGGGGTTTCTTCTGCAATGGCAGCAGCCGGACTTACAGAAATCTTAGGTGGAAGTGTTGGACAAGTATTGATGGCCGCAGAAATTGCTATGGAGCATCACCTTGGGTTAACTTGTGATCCGATTAAAGGGTTGGTACAGATTCCATGTATTGAAAGAAATACAATGGGAGCAATGAAAGCGATTACGGCCGCGAATATTGCATTGGAAAGTGATCCTACCAAAGCAAAAGTAACATTGGATGAGGTAATTCTTACGATGTGGGAAACCGCTCAGTCGATGAGTGACCGTTTTAAAGAAACTTCTGAGGGCGGATTGGCGATTGCTGTCAACGTTCCGGAATGTTAA